One genomic region from Mauremys reevesii isolate NIE-2019 linkage group 7, ASM1616193v1, whole genome shotgun sequence encodes:
- the PRAP1 gene encoding proline-rich acidic protein 1, giving the protein MAWLLIGIGLAVLLRVDSTSQVLKEGKEMEGSLEQDIKKQIILGIIAIEPPKDEEQTADIDPGMGLLASDGAQGGRAPRSARDLPALLGAKSAAVPEEDRDHIYHPPDAALKEEGPVQIAALYAEALSGPEEDRDHLYHG; this is encoded by the exons ATGGCCTG GCTCCTCATTGGCATCGGCTTGGCTGTTCTTCTGCGAGTCGACAGCACATCCCAG GTTCTGAAAGAAGGCAAAGAAATGGAGGGTTCCTTGGAACAGGACATTAAGAAGCAAAT TATTCTGGGCATAATAGCTATTGAGCCACCCAAGGATGAAGAACAAACAGCGGATATTGATCCTGGAATGGGGCTGTTGGCTAGTGATGGCGCACAAGGCGGAAGAG CGCCCAGGAGTGCTAGAGacctgccagccctgctgggtGCCAAGTCTGCAGCGGTGCCGGAGGAAGACCGAGACCACATCTACCACCCCCCAGATGCTGCTCTGAAAGAGGAAGGCCCTGTGCAGATAGCGGCACTGTATGCTGAAGCTCTCAGTGGCCCAGAAGAAGACAGAGACCATCTCTACCATGGCTAA